Proteins encoded within one genomic window of Camelina sativa cultivar DH55 chromosome 19, Cs, whole genome shotgun sequence:
- the LOC104764667 gene encoding DEAD-box ATP-dependent RNA helicase 57-like gives MEKSSYFLFGGTNFNKKKFAPDFAKFKNSSKDDDSNKKVSLFEEEEEEDTEQQEEKVVVSSKKRKRRSSNSEPVEGFDVFKSSKKALSEDKEEDENTKNEILENPKKELNRRMERDALSRKQYNIHVSGNNIPPPLKSFAELSSRYGCKRYILRNLAELGFKEPTPIQRQAIPVLLSGRECFACAPTGSGKTFAFICPMLMKLKRPSTDGIRAVILSPARELAAQTAREGKKLIKGSKFHIRLLTKPLVKTADFSKLHCDVLISTPMRLKRAIKAKKIDLSKVEYLVLDESDKLFEQSLLKQIDCVVKACSNPSIIRSLFSATLPDSVEELARSIMHDAVRVIIGRKNTASETVKQKLVFAGTEEGKLLALRQSFAESLNPPVLIFVQSKERAKELYDELKCENVRVGVIHSELPPGERENAVDRFRAGETWVLIATDVIARGMDFKGINCVINYDFPDSASAYIHRIGRSGRAGRSGEAVTFYTEEDVPFLRNIANTMISSGCEVPSWIMSLKKKKWRKHRPKRDSISTRPKDDKEEQDE, from the exons ATGGAGAAAAgctcatattttttgtttggtggaACAAACTTCAATAAGAAGAAGTTTGCTCCAGATTTTGCTAAGTTTAAG AATTCTTCGAAGGATGATGATTCCAATAAGAAAGTGAGTCtctttgaggaagaagaagaggaagacacTGAACAGCAGGAGGAGAAAGTTGTTGTTTCCTCTAAGAAGAGGAAACGAAGATCTTCTAATTCTG AACCTGTTGAAGGATTTGATGTGTTTAAGAGCTCTAAGAAGGCACTTtctgaagataaagaagaagatgaaaacacAAAGAATGAGATTTTAGAGAATCCCAAGAAGGAGCTTAACCGGCGAATGGAG CGAGATGCTCTGTCGAGGAAACAGTACAACATTCATGTTTCCGGTAACAATATTCCACCCCCGCTTAAAAGCTTCGCAGAGTTGTCATCAAG GTATGGTTGTAAACGATACATTTTACGCAATTTGGCTGAACTAGGATTTAAAGAGCCCACCCCAATCCAAAGACAGGCTATTCCAGTTCTCCTATCG GGTCGTGAATGCTTTGCCTGTGCTCCGACTGGGTCAGGAAAAACCTTTGCTTTTATTTGTCCCATGCTTATGAAACTCAAG CGCCCTTCAACAGATGGAATAAGAGCAGTTATCCTCTCTCCTGCTCGGGAACTGGCTGCCCAAACAGCTAGAGAAGGAAAGAAACTTATTAAAGGAAGCAAGTTCCACATTAGATTGTTGACTAAACCCCTTGTCAAAACAGCTGATTTCTCAAAGCTGCATTGTGATGTTCTCATATCAACGCCAATGAGGTTGAAAAGAGCAATCAAGGCTAAAAAGATTGACTTAAGCAA GGTCGAGTACCTTGTCCTTGATGAATCTGATAAGCTGTTTGAGCAGAGCTTGTTAAAGCAGATAGATTGTGTGGTTAAGGCTTGTTCAAATCCTTCAATCATACGCTCGTTGTTCAGTGCTACTTTACCCGATTCTGTTGAGGAACTTGCACGTTCCATAATGCATGATGCTGTTCGTGTGATCATAGGCCGAAA GAATACAGCGTCTGAAACCGTCAAGCAAAAGCTGGTTTTTGCTGGAACTGAAGAAGGGAAACTTCTTGCTCTTCGTCAAAGCTTTGCAGAG AGCCTGAATCCACCGGTACTGATCTTTGTACAAAGCAAAGAACGAGCAAAGGAACTCTACGATGAACTGAAATGTGAAAACGTCAGAGTCGGGGTCATCCATTCTGAGCTCCCTCCAGGAGAG CGGGAAAACGCGGTTGATCGTTTCAGAGCGGGTGAAACATGGGTTTTGATTGCCACTGATGTGATCGCTAGAGGTATGGATTTCAAAGGGATCAACTGCGTGATAAACTATGATTTCCCGGATTCAGCTTCTGCATACATCCACAGGATTG GTCGGTCTGGAAGAGCGGGAAGGAGCGGAGAAGCGGTAACTTTCTACACGGAAGAAGATGTGCCTTTCCTAAGGAACATAGCCAACACGATGATATCATCGGGATGTGAGGTTCCGTCGTGGATCAtgtctttgaagaagaagaagtggaggaaGCATAGGCCGAAACGTGATTCTATATCTACTCGACCGAAAGACGATAAAGAGGAACAAGATGAGTAA
- the LOC104764669 gene encoding uncharacterized protein LOC104764669, giving the protein MWQVVLGAAIAGSTSFVAKRFFNPFSRDSRHPEDYAEDQEPVTPTPVGIGFLDSSCDRTDGVFRFSSSGSTVNSWSGSGPSPGFRKSSGVKCRVRVRGLMKKKKKNNGGGCEIEKRSANVGALETKSEVYSKKTKTLGAASASKRGSSCYRRNQDHSSFSSALSVCMIYMMSAEKSEISKLHTATEETTKAIQELKDELSRIKSLQDFKFRGCAASSQKSSGKSRSEMVSRESLDTKSGNDGEYASSVLTEEPEQETVEMEQLEMELESELQKLNLAETSEVMEECNDLVNRSESYQCGGISSSELDKKLSHLLIEQQEGQINELEAEIQTTQSKLQEKEAELQALKVCVRRLTEFPLLDRSDDEHEEDQNNNLSVSWNQRNQTDKEARKQIIGMKRPMELSMHV; this is encoded by the exons ATGTGGCAAGTTGTTCTAGGAGCAGCCATTGCTGGATCCACTAGTTTTGTTGCCAAACGCTTCTTCAACCCTTTCTCTCGCGATTCTCGTCATCCTGAGGATTACGCCGAAGATCAGGAACCCGTCACTCCTACTCCTGTAGGTATTGGATTTCTCGACTCTTCTTGCGATAGAACCGATGGTGTTTTCCGGTTTTCTAGTTCCGGGTCTACTGTAAACTCCTGGTCTGGATCCGGTCCTTCTCCTGGGTTTAGGAAGAGTTCAGGGGTGAAATGTAGAGTTAGGGTTCGtggattgatgaagaagaagaagaaaaataatggtGGGGGATGTGAGATCGAGAAGCGATCTGCAAATGTTGGTGCTTTGGAAACTAAGAGTGAGGTTTACTCGAAAAAGACGAAAACTTTGGGTGCTGCTTCTGCTTCAAAACGTGGGTCTTCATGTTATAGACGTAATCAAG ATCATTCCTCTTTCAGCTCGGCACTTAGTGTCTGCATGATATATATGATGTCAGCAGAGAAAAGTGAAATCAGTAAGCTGCATACAGCAACAGAAGAAACTACCAAAGCCATCCAGGAGCTAAAAGATGAACTTTCTAGGATAAAATCTTTACAGGATTTCAAATTCCGTGGTTGTGCAGCGAGTTCTCAGAAATCCAGCGGGAAATCTAGATCAGAGATGGTGAGTAGAGAATCTCTCGACACTAAGTCGGGAAATGATGGTGAATATGCTAGCAGCGTCCTAACTGAGGAGCCAGAACAAGAGACGGTAGAAATGGAACAGTTAGAGATGGAACTTGAATCTGAGCTGCAGAAACTGAATTTGGCTGAG ACAAGTGAGGTTATGGAGGAATGTAATGATCTGGTGAATAGATCTGAGTCATACCAATGTGGTGGAATATCGTCATCAGAGCTGGACAAAAAACTAAGCCACCTTCTCATCGAACAACAGGAAGGCCAGATCAACGAGCTTGAAGCTGAAATACAAACTACTCAGTCCAAACTCCAAGAAAAGGAAGCTGAACTCCAAGCGCTTAAGGTCTGCGTTAGACGCCTTACAGAGTTTCCTCTGTTGGACCGTTCAG ATGATGAGCATGAAGAAGAccagaacaacaatctctcagTCTCATGGAATCAGCGTAACCAAACTGATAAGGAGGCAAGAAAGCAGATCATTGGGATGAAAAGGCCTATGGAGTTATCTATGCATGTTTAA
- the LOC104764668 gene encoding DNA-binding protein S1FA3, translating into MAEDFSGKIESKGLNPGLIVLLVIGGLLVSFLVGNIILYTYAQKNLPPRKKKPLSKKKMKKEKMKQGVQVPGE; encoded by the exons ATGGCCGAAGACTTTTCT GGAAAGATCGAAAGCAAAGGGCTAAACCCGGGACTGATCGTCCTTCTTGTAATTGGAGGGTTGCTAGTGTCATTCCTTGTAGGAAACATCATCCTTTACACCTACGCACAGAAGAATTTGCctccgaggaagaagaagccgctttctaagaagaagatgaagaaagagaagatgaagcaaGGCGTCCAAGTTCCTGGAGAGTAG